One region of Thunnus albacares chromosome 8, fThuAlb1.1, whole genome shotgun sequence genomic DNA includes:
- the chd4b gene encoding chromodomain-helicase-DNA-binding protein 4 isoform X2, producing the protein MSGSEDEREDFGAAEEHSLLHDDNEPEDAVSDVDEVPKSKKKKKAKKSSRESRSSKRQRPIREELPVSSPEHLIGVEPAERDADEGGVRSESEGSDYAPGRKKKKRSSSTKDKKKGGAAAEKGGSSSSKSKRKDPEPEDDEDDDDDCQPKSSTQLLEAWGMKDIDHVFTQEDYSSLTNYKAFSQFVRPLIAAKNPKIAVSKMMTLMMAKWREFSTNNPLKGCATANAALAAANVAAAVENMVVAGTDGGADTSAATSSAPAPAAAPTPAAPPAAPAPPLRKAKTKEGKGPNARRKSKPTSKPPPKAKPKKVAPLKIKLGGLNSKRKRSSSDEDEPDVDSDFDDGSFSVSDGSNRSNRNKKKPKSAKKKKKVETEDGDGYETDHQDYCEVCQQGGEIILCDTCPRAYHMVCLDPDMEKAPEGKWSCPHCEKEGIQWEARDDLSEAEGEDEEDRRDEGVEEEDDHHIEFCRVCKDGGELLCCDTCPSSYHIHCLNPPLPEIPNGEWICPRCKCPPMKGKVQKVITWRWGKPPAPTPVPRPADLPADAPDPPPLAGRREREFFVKWCNMSYWHCSWVLELQLELNCQVMFRNYQRKTDMDEPPPVDFGGEGDDGKSTKRKNKDPLFIHMEEEFYRYGVKMEWLMIHRILNHSVDKKNNVHYLIKWRDLPYDQSTWESEDMDVPEFDTYKQTYWNHRELMIGDEGRPGKKLKKPVKVKKAERPPANPVVDPTIKFDRQPDYLDSTGGTLHPYQLEGLNWLRFSWAQATDTILADEMGLGKTVQTAVFLYSLYKEGHSKGPFLVSAPLSTIINWEREFEMWAPDMYVVTYVGDKDSRAVIRENEFSFEGNAIRGGKKASKMKKDSTVKFHVLLTSYELITIDQAVLGSIEWACLVVDEAHRLKNNQSKFFRVLNNYPLQHKLLLTGTPLQNNLEELFHLLNFLTPERFNNLEGFLEEFADIAKEDQIKKLHDMLGPHMLRRLKADVFKHMPSKTELIVRVELSPMQKKYYKFILTRNFEALNTRGGGNQVSLLNVVMDLKKCCNHPYLFPAAATEAPKLPNGMYEGTALTKSSGKLMLLQKMMKKLKEGGHRVLVFSQMTKMLDLLEDFLENEGYKYERIDGGVTGNLRQEAIDRFNAPGAPQFAFLLSTRAGGLGINLASADTVIIYDSDWNPHNDIQAFSRAHRIGQNRKVMIYRFVTKASVEERITQVAKKKMMLTHLVVRPGLGSKTGSMSKQELDDILKFGTEELFKDEIGDGDNKEDDSSVIHYDDHAIDRLLDRNQDATDDTELQSMNEYLSSFKVAQYVVKDEDDEEEVEREVIKQEESVDPDYWEKLLRHHYEQQQEDLARNLGKGKRTRKPVNYNDGSQEDRGIRQDWQEDQSDNQSDYSVASEEGDEDFDERSEANARRPNRKGLRNDRDKPLPPLLARVGGNIEVLGFNARQRKAFLNAVMRYGMPPQDAFTNQWLVRDLRGKSEKEFKAYVSLFMRHLCEPGADGAETFADGVPREGLSRQHVLTRIGVMSLIRKKVQEFEHVNGQWSMPWMAELEENKRAAALAAGEDPKTPSTGTPADTQPNTPVPEDLSKSDDKEDTKKEGEEGKGAKKADDPEIIEIPDESEKSPALEKKEVDPAAGKEETEKETGGADEGKEKVAEDVSKEKEEKDKSSEMAEKDAPAEVKGEDSEDKSKAEEGKDEKMDTSSPTEKDQKEEKDGVKTEESGKLQNGENTKEGATAAPVVNVSEEKKKATKQRFMFNIADGGFTELHSLWQNEERAATVTKKTFEIWHRRHDYWLLAGIIQHGYARWQDVQNDVRFAILNEPFKGEMSRGNFLEIKNKFLARRFKLLEQALVIEEQLRRAAYLNMTEDPAHPSMALNTRFSEVECLAESHQHLSKESMSGNKPANAVLHKVLKQLEELLSDMKADVTRLPATIARIPPVAVRLQMSERNILSRLASRGPEVTAQNQSQTSQQMQVPR; encoded by the exons ATGTCGGGCAGCGAGGATGAGAGGGAAGACTTTGGAGCAGCGGAAGAGCACTCACTTCTTCACG ACGACAACGAGCCGGAGGATGCTGTGTCGGACGTAGACGAGGTACCCAAgtcgaagaagaagaagaaagccaAAAAAAGCAGCCGGGAGAGCAGGAGCAGCAAGAGGCAGCGACCCATCAGAGAG GAGTTGCCAGTAAGCTCCCCAGAGCACCTGATTGGAGTGGAACCAGCAGAGAGGGATGCAGATGAGGGAGGTGTGCGGTCAGAGAGTGAAGGAAGTGATTATGCCCcagggaggaaaaagaaaaagcgcTCAAGCTCTACcaaagacaagaagaaaggaggtgcagcagcagagaaaggaGGCTCATCCAGCTCAAAGAGCAAACGTAAAGATCCAGAACcggaagatgatgaagatgatgatgatgactgccAG CCGAAAAGCTCCACCCAGCTGCTGGAGGCCTGGGGCATGAAAGACATTGACCATGTCTTTACTCAGGAAGACTACAGCTCCCTCACCAACTACAAGGCTTTCAGCCAGTTTGTCAG GCCATTAATTGCAGCTAAGAACCCCAAAATTGCTGTGTCGAAAATGATGACTTTGATGATGGCTAAGTGGAGAGAATTCAGCACAAACAACCCGCTTAAG GGTTGTGCAACTGCCAATGCAGCCCTGGCAGCTGCCAATGTGGCTGCAGCTGTGGAGAACATGGTGGTGGCCGGGACAGACGGAGGGGCAGACACCAGTGCTGCCACTTCATCTGCACCTGCTCCTGCCGCTGCTCCGACACCTGCTGCCCCCCCAGCGGCCCCAGCACCTCCGCTACGCAAGGCCAAGACCAAAGAGGGCAAAG GTCCCAATGCTCGTAGAAAGTCGAAGCCTACAAGTAAGCCTCCACCGAAGGCCAAACCCAAGAAGGTAGCTCCACTCAAGATCAAACTTGGAGGCCTCAACAGCAAGAGAAAGCGCTCCTCT AGCGATGAGGATGAGCCAGATGTTGACAGTGACTTTGACGATGGGAGTTTCTCTGTGTCAGATGGCTCTAACCGCAGCAACCGCAACAAGAAGAAACCCAAGAgtgcaaagaaaaagaagaaag TGGAGACAGAAGATGGCGACGGTTATGAGACAGACCACCAGGACTACTGCGAGGTGTGCCAGCAGGGAGGAGAGATCATTTTGTGCGACACCTGTCCCAGAGCTTATCACATGGTCTGTTTGGACCCTGACATGGAGAAGGCACCTGAGGGCAAGTGGAGCTGCCCACACTGT GAGAAGGAGGGGATCCAGTGGGAGGCCAGGGATGATCTCTCTGAGGCTGAAGGAGAAGACGAGGAAGACaggagggatgaaggggtgGAGGAAGAAGACGACCACCACATTGAGTTCTGCCGAGTGTGTAAGGATGGAGGGGAGCTGCTTTGCTGTGacacctgcccctcctcctaCCACATCCACTGCCTCAACCCTCCTCTTCCTGAAATCCCCAATGGAGAATGGATCTGCCCCCGCTGCAAG TGTCCACCGATGAAAGGCAAAGTTCAGAAGGTTATAACATGGCGTTGGGGGAAGCCTCCAGCTCCCACACCTGTCCCCAGGCCTGCTGACCTGCCTGCTGATGCTCCTGATCCCCCACCGCTGGCGGGCCGAAGGGAGAGGGAGTTCTTTGTCAAATGGTGCAATATGTCCTACTGGCACTGCTCCTGGGTGCTGGAGCTACAG TTGGAGCTGAACTGCCAGGTGATGTTCCGTAACTACCAGAGGAAGACTGACATGGATGAACCTCCACCTGTGGATTTTGGAGGTGAGGGTGATGATGGCAAGAGCACCAAGAGGAAGAACAAGGATCCTCTTTTTATCCATATGGAGGAGGAGTTTTACCGCTATGGAGTCAAGATGGAGTGGCTGATGATACACCGCATCCTCAACCACAG CGTTGACAAAAAGAACAACGTACATTACCTGATCAAATGGAGAGATCTGCCCTACGACCAGTCAACCTGGGAGAGCGAAGACATGGACGTCCCAGAGTTTGACACCTACAAACAGACCTACTGGAATCACAG ggAGTTGATGATTGGGGATGAGGGAAGACCTGGTAAGAAGCTGAAGAAGCCAGTTAAAGTCAAGAAGGCTGAGCGGCCACCTGCTAATCCAGTTGTAGAT CCCACCATCAAGTTTGATCGGCAGCCTGACTACCTGGACAGCACAGGAGGCACCCTGCATCCCTACCAGCTGGAGGGGTTGAACTGGCTGAGGTTTTCTTGGGCTCAGGCCACCGACACTATCCTGGCTGATGAGATGGGTCTAGGCAAGACTGTACAAACTGCTGTGTTCCTCTACTCATTGTACAAGGAG GGTCACTCCAAAGGTCCCTTCCTGGTTAGTGCTCCTTTGTCCACCATCATTAACTGGGAGAGAGAGTTTGAGATGTGGGCCCCTGATATGTACGTGGTGACCTATGTAGGGGACAAAGACAGCAGAGCTGTCATCAGAGAAAATGAGTTCTCCTTTGAAGGAAATGCCATCCGAGGCGGAAAAAAGGCTTCCAAAATgaaa AAAGACTCAACAGTCAAATTCCATGTCCTGCTGACATCCTATGAGTTGATTACCATTGACCAGGCTGTGCTGGGCTCCATTGAATGGGCCTGTCTGGTTGTGGACGAAGCACACAGACTGAAGAACAACCAGTCCAAG TTCTTCCGTGTGTTGAACAACTACCCGCTGCAACACAAGCTGCTGCTGACCGGCACTCCTCTTCAGAACAACCTGGAGGAGCTCTTCCACTTGCTTAACTTCTTGACCCCAGAGAGATTCAA CAACCTGGAAGGGTTCCTGGAGGAGTTTGCGGACATCGCCAAAGAGGACCAGATCAAGAAGCTCCATGACATGCTGGGACCACACATGCTCAGGAGGCTGAAGGCTGACGTTTTCAAACACATGCCTTCAAAGACTGAGCTCATTGTTAGAGTGGAGCTTAGCCCCATGCAGAA GAAATACTACAAGTTCATCCTAACACGTAACTTTGAAGCTCTGAACACTCGCGGAGGAGGAAATCAAGTCTCTCTGCTCAATGTAGTGATGGACCTCAAAAAGTGCTGCAATCACCCTTACCTCTTTCCTGCAGCTGCTACA GAGGCACCTAAACTTCCAAATGGCATGTATGAGGGCACTGCCCTGACCAAGTCTTCAGGGAAGCTGATGCTGCTtcagaagatgatgaagaaactgAAAGAGGGAGGCCACAGGGTTCTAGTCTTCTCTCAGATGACCAAAATGCTTGACCTGCTTGAGGACTTCCTGGAAAATGAGGGATACAAATATGAGAGAATCGATGGAGGAGTCACAGGCAACTTGAGACAGGAGGCTATCGACCGTTTTAATG CTCCTGGTGCTCCCCAGTTTGCTTTCCTCCTCTCTACCAGAGCTGGTGGTTTGGGCATTAATCTCGCCTCCGCTGACACTGTCATCATCTACGACTCAGACTGGAACCCCCACAATGACATCCAG gCGTTCAGCAGAGCTCACCGTATTGGCCAGAACAGGAAGGTGATGATCTATCGCTTCGTTACAAAAGCCTCAGTGGAGGAGAGGATCACACAG GTGgcgaagaagaagatgatgctTACTCACCTGGTGGTGCGACCCGGTCTCGGTTCCAAGACAGGCTCCATGTCTAAACAGGAGCTCGATGATATCCTAAAATTCGGAACTGAAGAGCTGTTCAAGGATGAGATTGGAGATG GGGACAACAAGGAGGATGACAGCAGTGTGATCCACTATGATGACCACGCAATTGACCGTTTGCTAGACAGGAACCAGGACGCCACAGACGACACTGAGCTTCAGAGCATGAACGAATACCTCAGCTCCTTTAAAGTGGCCCAGTATGTGGTCAAAGATGAGGACGATGAG gaggaggtggagagagaggtTATTAAGCAGGAGGAAAGTGTGGATCCTGACTACTGGGAGAAGCTGCTTCGGCACCACTacgagcagcagcaggaggatcTCGCTCGCAATTTGGGAAAAGGCAAAAGAACTCGAAAGCCGGTCAACTACAACGACGGCTCCCAGGAGGACCGAGGTATAAGACAGG ACTGGCAGGAGGATCAATCTGACAACCAGTCTGATTACTCGGTGGCCTCGGAGGAAGGTGACGAGGACTTTGACGAACGATCTGAAG CTAATGCACGCAGACCAAACCGTAAAGGGCTGAGGAACGACAGGGACAAACCTCTGCCTCCGCTGTTGGCCAGAGTGGGCGGGAACATTGAG GTTTTGGGCTTTAACGCACGGCAGAGGAAGGCTTTCCTGAATGCAGTGATGCGTTATGGGATGCCTCCCCAGGATGCTTTCACCAACCAGTGGCTGGTCAGGGACCTCCGAGGGAAATCTGAGAAAGAGTTCAA GGCTTATGTGTCTCTGTTCATGCGACACCTTTGTGAGCCGGGGGCTGATGGAGCCGAGACCTTCGCAGATGGCGTCCCGCGTGAGGGCCTGTCGAGGCAACACGTGCTTACTCGCATTGGTGTGATGTCCCTTATAAGGAAAAAG GTGCAGGAGTTTGAGCATGTGAACGGTCAGTGGTCAATGCCCTGGATGGCAGAACTGGAGGAGAACAAAAGGGCAGCAGCTTTGGCTGCAGGTGAAGATCCCAAGACTCCTTCTACTGGGACTCCTGCAGACACGCAGCCCAACACTCCTGTCCCAg aggATTTATCTAAATCAGATGACAAGGAAGACacaaagaaggagggagaggagggcaAAGGAGCCAAGAAGGCAGATGATCCCGAG ATTATTGAAATCCCAGATGAGTCTGAGAAATCCCCTGCGCTTgaaaagaaagaagtagacCCTGCTGCTGggaaggaggagacagagaaggagactGGAGGTGCAGATGAAGGCAAGGAGAAGGTGGCTGAAGACGTGAgcaaggagaaagaagagaaggacAAGTCTTCAGAGATGGCGGAAAAGGACGCTCCTGCTGAGGTCAAGGGTGAAGATTCAGAAGACAAGTCTAAAG CTGAAGAGGGCAAAGATGAAAAGATGGACACCAGTTCGCCAACAGAAAAAG atcaaaaagaggagaaggacgGTGTGAAAACTGAAGAATCCGGCAAACTGCAGAATGGAGAGAACACCAAAGAAGGAGCAACAGCTGCGCCAGTGGTTAACGTcagtgaagagaagaagaaagccaCCAAGCAGAGGTTCATGTTCAACATTGCAGATGGAGGATTCACAG AGCTTCACTCTCTGTGGCAGAATGAAGAGAGGGCAGCCACCGTCACCAAGAAGACCTTTGAGATCTGGCACCGTCGTCATGACTACTGGCTGCTGGCTGGCATCATACA ACACGGCTACGCACGGTGGCAGGATGTGCAGAACGATGTGAGGTTTGCCATCCTCAATGAGCCCTTCAAAGGGGAGATGAGCAGAGGAAACTTCCTGGAGATCAAGAATAAGTTCTTGGCTCGCAGGTTTAAG TTGTTAGAGCAGGCGTTGGTAATCGAGGAGCAGTTGCGCAGGGCGGCCTACCTGAACATGACAGAGGACCCGGCCCACCCCTCCATGGCCCTCAACACTCGCTTCAGTGAGGTGGAGTGTCTTGCCGAGTCTCACCAGCACCTCAGCAAAGAGTCTATGTCTGGAAACAAGCCTGCCAATGCAGTGCTGCATAAAG TTCTCAAACAGCTCGAGGAACTTCTGAGCGATATGAAGGCTGATGTCACACGTCTCCCGGCAACTATCGCCAGGATACCCCCTGTCGCCGTGCGACTGCAAATGTCTGAGAGGAATATCCTCAGCCGATTGGCCAGCCGGGGACCCGAGGTCACCGCCCAGAACCAGTCACAGACCTCACAGCAGATGCAGGTGCCACGCTGA